The following is a genomic window from Candidatus Omnitrophota bacterium.
CGGTTTAAGGCAAAGGCGGCAGCGGCTTCCCGGGCGCCGAAACTCAAGAAGGCCGATGAGGCCCTTGCCGGGCCACGGGCCAAGCCGGGCGACGACGTCGCTGAGCTGAGGGCAAGGCTGCAGAAGGCGATAGCTTCGGAGGAGTATGAAGAGGCGGCGCGGCTGCGCGATAAGATACGGGAATTGGAAAAAAGGAGCAAATAATGCGGCTGGATGACCTGTTGAATCAGACGAGCGAGTGGCTCAAAGGCACGGGGGCCAATTCCGACATAGTGATATCTTCGCGCGTGCGGCTGGCAAGGAACCTGGAAAAGTACCTGTTTTCCAACTGGGCGGATAAGGCCGGCAGCGAAGAGGTGCTTAAGAAGGTGGAGGCGGCCGTCAAGCAGAGCAACCTGCTTAAGACGATGATGATCATACGCCTGGCAGACCTGGACGTCCTGGATAAGCAGTTCCTCATCGAGCGGCATCTTATGAGCCATGAGCACGTCCAGAAGCCAGACGGCAAGGCGCTGATCGTGGACGACCAGGAGATCGTGGCGATAATGGTCAACGAAGAAGACCACCTTCGCATGCAGGTAATGCAGTCGGGGTTTGATCTGATAGAGGCATGGAATATAATGAGCAAGATAGACGATGAGTTGTCCGCCCGGCTTAATTTCGCCTTTTCCGAAGAGTGGGGGTATTTGACCGCCTGCCCCACTAACACGGGCACGGGCTTAAGGGGCAGCGTAATGCTTCATCTGCCCGCGTTGGTGATCACACGCCAGATAAATAAGGTATTGGCGGCGGTGGGCAAGCTGGGCTTTAATACGAGGGGTTTTTACGGAGAGGGCACGCAGGCGACAGGCAATTTCTTCCAGATCTCCAACCTTGTTTCATTGGGGCACATGGAAGATGAGATCATAGAAAATATGAACGGGCTCGTGCGCCAGATAATCGATCAGGAAAGGCAGGCAAGGAACGTCCTGATAGGCCAGCACAAGGCGATGCTGGAAGACAAGATCGCGCGCTCGCTGGGCGTATTGATGAGCGCGCATATCATATCCAGCCAGGAGACCACCGACCTGCTTTCCATGGTGCGGCTGGGCGTTGATATGGGGCTGATAAAGGATATTGACAGGCGCACGGTGAACGAGCTTTTTATCATCACGCAGCCGGCGCACCTTCAGAAATTTGAAGGCAAGAAACTGAGCGCGCAGGAGCGTGACGAGAAAAGAGCCGAGATCATCAGGGAAAAATTAAAACAGAAATAAATATTAAGGAGGATAGCGATGTTCAACAGATTCACCGAAAGGGCGAGGAAGGTAATAATACTGGCAAAGGAGGAGGCCAGGAGGTTTAACCACGATTACATCGGCACAGAGCACATACTGCTGGGGCTCATACGCGAGGGCGAAGGCGTCGCCGCCGCCGTATTGCAGAAATTGGGCCTGAGCCTTGAGACGATCCGGCTTGAGGTGGAGAAACTGGTCCAGCCCGGGCCGTCGACCCAGATACTGGGCGACATACCGTTTACCCCGCGCGCCAAAAAGGTGCTGGAGCTGGCAGCGGAAGAGGCGCGCTCAATGGGCCATAACTACATCGGCACAGAGCACATACTGCTGGGGCTCATACGCGAGGGCGAAGGCGTTGCCTCGCAGGTCCTGATGAACCTCGGGCTTGATTTTGACCGCGTGCGCAATGAAGTTATATCTCTGCTTGGTTCCGCTATCCCCGGTTTCAGCGGACAGCAGCAGCAGGCAAAGACCAAGACCCCGGCGCTGGATGCCTTTGGCCGCGACCTGACCCAGCTGGCCAAAGACAACAAGCTTGACCCCGTCATAGACAGGACCAGCGAGATAGAGAGGGTCATACAGATATTAAGCCGCCGCACAAAAAATAACCCCGTGCTTTTAGGCGAGGCAGGCGTGGGCAAGACCGCCATAGTTGAAGGCCTGGCGCAGTCCATCATCGCCGGCAACGTGCCTGAGGTATTAAGGGGCAAGCGCATCGTGGTGCTTGACCTGGCGCTTATGGTCGCCGGCACAAAATACCGCGGCCAGTTTGAAGAGAGGATCAAGGCGGTCATGGAAGAGATCAAGCGCTCCAAAGACGTCGTGGTGTTCATTGACGAGCTTCATACGCTTGTGGGCGCGGGGGCGGCAGAGGGGGCGATCGACGCCTCCAATATACTAAAGCCGGCGCTTTCCCGCGGCGAGATACAGTGCATAGGCGCCACCACCCTTGATGAATACAGAAAGTACATTGAGAAGGACGCCGCCCTTGAGAGAAGGTTCCAGACGATCATGGTGGACCCGCCGACGGTTGACCAGACCATCGCTATCTTAAAGGGCCTGAGGGACAGGTATGAGGCGCACCACCGCGTCAAGTTCACGGACGAGGCGCTGGAGGCGGCGGCAAAATTATCCGACAGGTATATCTCGGGCAGGTTCCTGCCGGATAAGGCGATCGACCTGATCGACGAGACCGGCTCGCGCGCGCGGCTCAACGTCCTGGTCGTTCCGTCGGAGATAAAGGAATTAGAGCGTAAGGTGGAGGAGCTGAGGAAGGAAAAGGAAGAGCTGATAAAGAGCCAGAACTTTGAAAAGGCGGCCGGCTTAAGGGACCAGGAAAGGCAGGTAAGGACCGAACTTGACAAGGCGAACAAGGAGTGGAATGCCGCCAAGGATAAGACGATGCCTGAGATCAGCGCCGAAGATATCGCCAAGATCGTGGCGCAGTGGACGGGCATACCCATTTTCCGCCTGGAAGAGAAGGAAAGCGAGAAACTGCTTAAGATAGAAGAAGAACTGCATAAAAGCGTTATAGGGCAGGAGGAGGCGATAAAGACCATCGCCCGCGCGGTCAGGCGTTCGCGCGCCGGTATCAAAGACCCGCGCCGGCCCATCGGCTCATTTATATTCCTGGGGCCGACAGGCGTAGGCAAGACCCTGCTCGCCAGGGCCCTGGCCGACTTTATGTTCGGCGACCAGGACGCCCTTGTCCAGCTGGATATGTCGGAGTATATGGAAAAGTTTAACGTCTCGCGCCTGGTGGGCGCGCCTCCCGGATACGTGGGATACGAAGAGGGCGGGCAGCTGACAGAAAAGATACGCAGAAGGCCCTACGCGGTCATACTGCTGGATGAGATCGAAAAGGCGCATCCCGACGTGTTCAATCTGCTGCTGCAGGTCTTTGAAGACGGGCGCCTCACCGACAGCTTCGGCAGAAAGGTGGATTTCAGGAACACCATCGTGATAATGACCTCAAACGTCGGCGCGGAGATCATCAGGAAGAAAGGCGCGCTGGGCTTTAAGGAGCAGAAAGAGCAGGTGGATTACCTTGATATGAAAGACAAGCTCCTGGAAGAGGTGAAGCACACCTTTAAGCCGGAGTTCCTGAACAGGATAGACGACATAATCGTATTCAGGTCGCTCACCAAAGAAGACCTGCACCGCATAGTGGACCTGGAGCTGGGCTATGTTTCCGAGCGCCTGAAAGAGCAGGGCATCACGCTTCAGATAGAAGAAGAGGCCCGCCAGTTCATTATTGAGAAGGGCTTTGACCCCGTGTTCGGGGCGCGGCCCTTAAAGAGGACCATCCAGAGGTATCTGGAAGACCCGCTGGCCGAGGAGATAATCACGCAGAAGTCCAAGGACGCGAGGACATTCCGCGTCATACGCGACAAGGAAGAATTGAAGTTTGATCTGATATCGGGCGCGATGTCTAAAAAATGATAAACCTGTTCAGGAAATCGACTTCCAATATCACGGCCATGCTGGTCAACCTGGGAGGGCTGGCGCTGCTGGGCGTTCAGTCATTCTTCTGGATGTTCGTGCCTCCTTTCAGCAAAGAGAGGTTTTTCACCCAGAACAGGCGTATCGGTTATGACAGTTTACCCATAGTCCTGATATCCTCCCTTTTTATCGGCATAATACTGGCGCTGCAGACCGCGGTGCAGATGCAGCGGCTGGGCTCGGAGATGTATATCGCCAGTATCGTGGCTCTCTCCATTGTCAGGGAATTGGGCCCGGTGATAACCGCGTTCGTCGTGGCGGGCAGGGTGGGCGCGGCGATCACCGCCGAGCTGGGCACGATGAACGTTACGGAGCAGGTGGACGCGCTTCAGACGCTGGCGGCAAACCCCGTGAAGTACCTGGTAGTGCCGCGGCTGCTCGCCCTTATGTGCATGCTTCCCATCCTCACTCTGTATGCCAACATCATCGGCATTTTCGGCGGCTACATGATATGCGTGTATAAATTAGGCATAAGCTCCAGTCTGTATATGAGCATCACCTGGGACTCGCTGTTATTCAAAGATCTGTTTTCCGGGTTGATGAAAAGCGTGATCTTCGCGGCCATAATCGCGCTGGAGGCCTGTTACGAAGGCCTCAAGGTTAAAGGCGGGGCCGAAGGCGTGGGCAAGGCGACCACGGCCTCGGTCGTAACCACGTTCGTGATGATAATCGCCGCCGACTGCCTGCTTACGGCGTTGTTTTATTTTGTAATGGGATAATCTTGCAGGGTATGATTGAGATAAGAGGCGTATACAGGTCCTTCGGGGACAACCATGTGCTTAACGGGGTCGACCTTACCGTAAAGCGGGGCGAGACCAAGGTGATCATCGGCCGCTCCGGCTGCGGCAAGAGCGTCCTGCTCAAGCACATCGTGGGCATACTCAATCCGGACAAAGGGGAGGTGCTCGTCGGAGGCAAAAACATAGTCGGGCTCTCCGAGAAAGACGTTAACTCGGTGAGGATGAAGATAGGGATGGTCTTCCAGGGAGGGGCGTTGTTCGATTCCATGAGCGTGGGCGATAACGTGGGTTTTTCCCTTAAGGAACATACCGATCTCAGCGGGAAGGAAATACTTGAGCGCGTGGAAGAATCGCTGTGCATGGTGGATCTCTGCGGCATAGAGCATCTTATGCCCGCGGAATTAAGCGGCGGGATGAAAAAGCGCGTGGCGGTGGCGCGGGCGATCTGCAATAAACCCGAGATCATACTTTATGACGAGCCGACCACGGGCGTTGACCCGATCACCGCCGACAGCATAAACGACCTGATAAGGAACATGCACGATAAACTCAAGATAACCACCATTGTCGTCACTCACGATATGAAGAGCGCCTATAAAGTCGCGGACACTATCGCCATGCTTTATAAGGGCAGGATAATAGCGCAGGGCAGGCCCGAAGAGATACAGCATACGGCGCATCCGGTAGTGCACCAG
Proteins encoded in this region:
- a CDS encoding protein arginine kinase: MRLDDLLNQTSEWLKGTGANSDIVISSRVRLARNLEKYLFSNWADKAGSEEVLKKVEAAVKQSNLLKTMMIIRLADLDVLDKQFLIERHLMSHEHVQKPDGKALIVDDQEIVAIMVNEEDHLRMQVMQSGFDLIEAWNIMSKIDDELSARLNFAFSEEWGYLTACPTNTGTGLRGSVMLHLPALVITRQINKVLAAVGKLGFNTRGFYGEGTQATGNFFQISNLVSLGHMEDEIIENMNGLVRQIIDQERQARNVLIGQHKAMLEDKIARSLGVLMSAHIISSQETTDLLSMVRLGVDMGLIKDIDRRTVNELFIITQPAHLQKFEGKKLSAQERDEKRAEIIREKLKQK
- a CDS encoding ATP-dependent Clp protease ATP-binding subunit; this translates as MFNRFTERARKVIILAKEEARRFNHDYIGTEHILLGLIREGEGVAAAVLQKLGLSLETIRLEVEKLVQPGPSTQILGDIPFTPRAKKVLELAAEEARSMGHNYIGTEHILLGLIREGEGVASQVLMNLGLDFDRVRNEVISLLGSAIPGFSGQQQQAKTKTPALDAFGRDLTQLAKDNKLDPVIDRTSEIERVIQILSRRTKNNPVLLGEAGVGKTAIVEGLAQSIIAGNVPEVLRGKRIVVLDLALMVAGTKYRGQFEERIKAVMEEIKRSKDVVVFIDELHTLVGAGAAEGAIDASNILKPALSRGEIQCIGATTLDEYRKYIEKDAALERRFQTIMVDPPTVDQTIAILKGLRDRYEAHHRVKFTDEALEAAAKLSDRYISGRFLPDKAIDLIDETGSRARLNVLVVPSEIKELERKVEELRKEKEELIKSQNFEKAAGLRDQERQVRTELDKANKEWNAAKDKTMPEISAEDIAKIVAQWTGIPIFRLEEKESEKLLKIEEELHKSVIGQEEAIKTIARAVRRSRAGIKDPRRPIGSFIFLGPTGVGKTLLARALADFMFGDQDALVQLDMSEYMEKFNVSRLVGAPPGYVGYEEGGQLTEKIRRRPYAVILLDEIEKAHPDVFNLLLQVFEDGRLTDSFGRKVDFRNTIVIMTSNVGAEIIRKKGALGFKEQKEQVDYLDMKDKLLEEVKHTFKPEFLNRIDDIIVFRSLTKEDLHRIVDLELGYVSERLKEQGITLQIEEEARQFIIEKGFDPVFGARPLKRTIQRYLEDPLAEEIITQKSKDARTFRVIRDKEELKFDLISGAMSKK
- a CDS encoding ABC transporter permease; translation: MINLFRKSTSNITAMLVNLGGLALLGVQSFFWMFVPPFSKERFFTQNRRIGYDSLPIVLISSLFIGIILALQTAVQMQRLGSEMYIASIVALSIVRELGPVITAFVVAGRVGAAITAELGTMNVTEQVDALQTLAANPVKYLVVPRLLALMCMLPILTLYANIIGIFGGYMICVYKLGISSSLYMSITWDSLLFKDLFSGLMKSVIFAAIIALEACYEGLKVKGGAEGVGKATTASVVTTFVMIIAADCLLTALFYFVMG
- a CDS encoding ABC transporter ATP-binding protein; translation: MIEIRGVYRSFGDNHVLNGVDLTVKRGETKVIIGRSGCGKSVLLKHIVGILNPDKGEVLVGGKNIVGLSEKDVNSVRMKIGMVFQGGALFDSMSVGDNVGFSLKEHTDLSGKEILERVEESLCMVDLCGIEHLMPAELSGGMKKRVAVARAICNKPEIILYDEPTTGVDPITADSINDLIRNMHDKLKITTIVVTHDMKSAYKVADTIAMLYKGRIIAQGRPEEIQHTAHPVVHQFINGLAKGPITETLE